One genomic segment of Desulfocapsa sulfexigens DSM 10523 includes these proteins:
- a CDS encoding flavodoxin family protein — protein sequence MKSLVVYSSKSGNTKKLAEAVYNHLSGEKEIFAVADAPDPAGYDFVAVGFWLQGGQPDPDSQAFLAKIAEGQDLYLFATHGAAAGSPHAENAMNAAKSIAAKGHVIATFSCPGQVPEKVLEMASKKDPQPPWLADAPAAVGHPDETDVKNVVRLLVELDLP from the coding sequence ATGAAAAGTCTAGTCGTCTACTCGTCAAAAAGTGGTAATACCAAAAAACTGGCCGAGGCGGTTTACAACCATCTCAGCGGAGAAAAAGAAATTTTTGCAGTTGCAGACGCTCCAGATCCTGCCGGATACGACTTTGTTGCGGTCGGTTTCTGGCTGCAGGGTGGTCAGCCTGACCCTGATTCCCAGGCGTTTCTGGCGAAAATTGCAGAGGGACAGGATCTGTATCTTTTTGCTACTCATGGTGCAGCTGCCGGGTCGCCACATGCCGAGAATGCAATGAATGCTGCGAAATCCATCGCTGCCAAGGGCCATGTGATTGCCACCTTTTCCTGTCCCGGTCAGGTTCCTGAAAAGGTTCTGGAAATGGCCAGCAAGAAAGATCCCCAGCCGCCATGGTTGGCTGACGCTCCAGCTGCAGTTGGCCATCCCGACGAAACCGATGTTAAGAATGTTGTGCGTCTTCTTGTGGAGTTGGATTTACCTTAG
- the cysS gene encoding cysteine--tRNA ligase, with translation MPVKIYNTLTRKKELLKPIEPGHIKLYVCGITSYDYCHIGHARSALAFDMIVRYLRYRGNKVTYIRNFTDIDDKIIARAEEQGTTTEELANRFIDEFYVDMDRLGVDRPTMEPKATEHIQEMIDLVSELIDKGMAYPAGGDVYYKVHSFDGYGKLSGRNLDDMQAGARVSVNENKTDPMDFVMWKASKPGEPSWDSPWGPGRPGWHIECSAMSRKYLGSTFDIHGGGQDLIFPHHENELAQSEGANNKPFVNMWIHHGFVTIRDEKMSKSLGNFLTIRDILAHYHPEVLRFFIFSTQYRNPLDFSEAAMQDAMTGLDRLYECIAACDALGTAHSDSAEIVATPKDIKKIESLEERFQKAMDNDFNTAQAQASLFETVKVINKIIQQLPDVPATSDYNLLKSGSADIVKLAAIMGIVQENAAEYLAHKKAAMLAETDISEAEILALIAERNQARTDKNWTRSDEIRDELLDRGIELKDGPEGTGWSVKRS, from the coding sequence ATGCCAGTTAAGATATACAATACACTTACCAGAAAAAAAGAACTCCTAAAACCCATCGAACCTGGGCATATAAAACTCTATGTCTGTGGAATTACATCCTACGATTACTGCCATATTGGACATGCGCGATCGGCACTCGCCTTCGACATGATAGTCCGCTACCTCAGGTATCGTGGCAACAAAGTCACATACATCAGGAATTTCACTGACATTGATGACAAAATCATTGCACGCGCAGAGGAACAGGGAACCACAACAGAAGAGCTCGCTAATCGTTTTATTGATGAATTCTACGTTGACATGGACAGACTTGGCGTGGACAGGCCAACAATGGAACCAAAGGCCACCGAGCACATCCAGGAAATGATTGACCTGGTAAGTGAACTCATCGATAAGGGCATGGCCTACCCCGCCGGGGGAGATGTCTACTATAAAGTGCATTCTTTTGATGGATACGGCAAACTTTCAGGGCGGAACCTTGACGATATGCAGGCAGGTGCCCGCGTTTCCGTCAATGAAAACAAAACAGATCCCATGGATTTTGTAATGTGGAAGGCATCCAAACCGGGAGAACCCAGCTGGGATAGCCCGTGGGGCCCTGGAAGACCTGGCTGGCATATCGAATGCTCCGCCATGAGTCGCAAATATCTTGGTTCCACCTTTGATATCCATGGCGGTGGTCAAGATCTGATCTTCCCACATCATGAGAACGAACTGGCCCAGAGTGAAGGTGCCAATAATAAACCCTTTGTCAATATGTGGATCCATCATGGCTTTGTCACCATCCGTGATGAAAAGATGTCGAAATCTCTTGGAAATTTCCTTACCATCAGAGATATTCTTGCCCATTACCACCCTGAGGTGCTGAGATTTTTTATCTTTTCCACCCAGTATCGCAACCCGCTCGATTTTTCCGAGGCAGCCATGCAGGATGCCATGACGGGTCTCGATCGTCTTTATGAGTGTATTGCCGCCTGCGATGCTCTTGGAACGGCTCATTCTGACAGTGCTGAAATCGTTGCAACACCAAAAGACATAAAAAAGATAGAGTCACTGGAAGAACGATTCCAGAAGGCCATGGACAATGACTTTAATACTGCCCAGGCCCAGGCAAGCCTTTTTGAAACAGTAAAGGTCATCAATAAGATTATCCAGCAGCTTCCTGATGTACCCGCGACCTCTGATTACAATCTACTGAAAAGTGGTTCTGCAGACATCGTAAAGCTTGCCGCTATCATGGGAATAGTTCAGGAAAATGCAGCCGAATATCTTGCCCACAAGAAGGCTGCCATGCTTGCAGAAACTGACATCAGCGAAGCCGAGATTCTTGCACTTATAGCAGAACGCAACCAGGCTCGAACAGACAAAAACTGGACCCGAAGCGATGAAATCCGCGATGAACTTCTCGACCGTGGAATAGAGCTCAAAGACGGACCGGAAGGAACCGGCTGGAGCGTAAAACGGAGCTGA
- a CDS encoding 50S ribosomal protein L11 methyltransferase, whose protein sequence is MLKPPYTRYDQLYVYNFDRIDLGIIDDPDLIGTWIEDDTAILFFHKEKKELVEAICRRSGAEIIYDANLDYQDWEAGLDITTFSVPPLVVAPLWEVDQLNDNEEEITIQLDPSVIFGSGFHPTTRLCLQTISDMLCSTPRQINTMVDFGTGTGLLSLGAAKLGVDTIRSYDNNPFACTVAEKNVGLNNCDTQITVMEADLRGVLPDTSVDLVVANLYKGLLLSFFENPDFWNARYYIISGFIPSMEEELLAALPMDKLKLLERRKSDTWRLWVLANTMV, encoded by the coding sequence ATGCTAAAACCGCCATATACCCGTTACGACCAGCTCTATGTCTACAATTTTGACCGCATTGATTTAGGCATTATTGATGATCCAGACCTTATCGGTACCTGGATTGAAGATGACACCGCAATCCTCTTTTTTCATAAGGAAAAAAAGGAACTTGTCGAAGCTATCTGCAGGCGGAGTGGCGCAGAAATCATCTATGACGCCAATCTGGACTATCAGGATTGGGAGGCGGGACTGGATATCACCACCTTCTCTGTACCGCCTCTCGTTGTTGCTCCACTATGGGAAGTCGACCAGCTGAACGACAACGAGGAAGAAATCACCATTCAGCTCGACCCAAGTGTTATATTTGGCTCCGGGTTTCACCCTACCACCAGACTGTGTCTGCAGACGATCAGTGATATGCTCTGCTCCACCCCCAGGCAAATCAATACCATGGTGGATTTTGGCACAGGAACAGGATTACTTTCCCTCGGTGCTGCCAAGCTTGGGGTCGATACAATACGATCCTATGACAACAACCCCTTTGCATGTACCGTGGCCGAAAAAAATGTAGGCTTAAACAACTGTGACACACAGATCACGGTTATGGAGGCAGACCTTCGTGGTGTGCTTCCCGATACCAGCGTTGACCTGGTGGTGGCAAACCTCTACAAAGGGCTGCTGCTCAGTTTTTTTGAGAATCCGGATTTCTGGAATGCACGCTACTATATTATCTCGGGATTTATTCCCTCCATGGAAGAGGAACTCCTCGCTGCCCTCCCCATGGATAAACTCAAGCTTCTTGAAAGAAGAAAATCCGATACCTGGCGACTCTGGGTACTTGCCAATACAATGGTCTGA
- the amrB gene encoding AmmeMemoRadiSam system protein B: MASIIRSPAVAGRFYPGDAESLRLAIRELAGNHPLPATKQKVLAALSPHAGYVYSGGVAAETLGRVEVPETVILLGPNHTGKGAPVALSTATWNMPMGSVPVNRHFAQDLLEATDIIEEDELAHTYEHSLEVQIPFLQMVQPNLSIVPITISHVSYQILNELGLALAEVIKQNDSGNILIVASTDMTHYEPREAADKKDHYVLKKIADMDPNILYRSVIGHNISMCGIMPVTVALIAALELGATKTELVRYTDSGEISGDTKQVVGYAGVLIS; this comes from the coding sequence ATGGCATCCATCATTCGTTCACCGGCTGTTGCCGGCAGATTTTACCCTGGAGATGCAGAGTCTCTGCGACTCGCCATTAGGGAATTAGCAGGCAACCATCCTCTACCTGCAACAAAACAAAAAGTTCTGGCCGCCCTATCTCCTCATGCCGGATACGTATACTCTGGAGGGGTTGCAGCTGAAACACTTGGCAGGGTAGAAGTTCCGGAAACGGTAATCCTTCTTGGCCCCAACCATACCGGAAAAGGCGCCCCCGTAGCCCTCTCCACTGCCACCTGGAATATGCCCATGGGCAGTGTCCCCGTTAACCGTCACTTTGCGCAGGATTTACTTGAAGCAACAGATATTATTGAGGAAGATGAACTCGCACACACCTATGAACATTCACTGGAAGTGCAGATTCCTTTTCTTCAGATGGTACAACCGAATCTCTCCATTGTCCCCATCACTATCTCACACGTCTCCTATCAGATTCTGAATGAACTTGGCCTGGCCCTGGCAGAAGTCATCAAACAAAATGATAGCGGAAATATCCTGATTGTTGCCTCTACCGACATGACCCATTACGAACCACGGGAAGCAGCTGACAAAAAGGATCATTATGTGCTGAAGAAGATAGCAGATATGGATCCGAATATACTCTACCGTTCTGTCATCGGACACAACATTTCAATGTGCGGAATCATGCCGGTCACCGTTGCCCTGATAGCAGCCTTAGAACTTGGGGCCACGAAAACCGAACTTGTCCGCTACACAGATTCTGGTGAAATCTCCGGTGACACCAAACAGGTCGTTGGCTATGCCGGAGTCCTCATATCTTAA
- the mutY gene encoding A/G-specific adenine glycosylase: MSTPNTLQQALLDWFDKNQRDLPWRSSYTPYQIWISEIMLQQTQMDRVTVFFSRWMNTFPDIATLAMASEDQILKCWEGLGYYSRARNILKTAQILVERHEGRIPSSRKELLKLPGIGPYTAGAIASISFNRDVPVVDANIERIFARLFNIDLISGSPEAKRIHWQKAETLLPPKQARNFNQGLMELGALICRPKKPDCSLCPLAPYCLALKHDLIPERPIPKKSTKILPIEMATGVLLHNGQLFIQQRLEDDVWGSLWEFPGGRLKLGETPEQTVVREFFEETEFKIEIDSKITTTIHHFTRYKVTLHCFLVTLAQQDSDPVLHAAQEFKWIPFTALASHAFPAGHRKLINHMEESGFFLNQSPCKPD, from the coding sequence ATGTCCACCCCCAACACTCTTCAACAGGCACTCCTCGACTGGTTTGACAAGAACCAGAGAGATCTTCCGTGGAGAAGCAGCTATACCCCCTACCAGATATGGATATCAGAAATTATGCTCCAACAGACTCAGATGGATCGAGTTACTGTTTTTTTTTCTCGCTGGATGAATACATTTCCAGATATAGCAACACTGGCAATGGCCTCTGAAGATCAGATTTTGAAGTGCTGGGAGGGACTGGGCTATTATTCAAGAGCACGAAACATCTTGAAAACTGCACAGATCCTTGTCGAGAGACACGAGGGAAGGATTCCAAGCAGCCGAAAGGAGCTGCTGAAATTGCCCGGCATCGGTCCCTATACGGCAGGCGCCATAGCTTCCATCAGCTTCAACCGTGACGTACCAGTGGTTGATGCCAATATCGAACGGATTTTTGCACGGCTCTTTAATATAGATCTGATTTCAGGAAGCCCGGAAGCAAAAAGAATCCACTGGCAGAAGGCAGAAACACTGCTCCCCCCCAAACAGGCGAGAAACTTTAATCAGGGCCTGATGGAACTAGGAGCGCTTATCTGCCGCCCCAAAAAACCGGATTGCTCCCTGTGCCCCCTGGCACCATACTGTCTGGCCCTCAAACACGATCTTATCCCTGAACGGCCTATACCCAAAAAAAGTACAAAGATTCTCCCTATTGAGATGGCTACGGGTGTCCTTCTTCACAATGGGCAACTCTTTATTCAGCAGCGCCTCGAGGATGATGTGTGGGGATCGCTCTGGGAATTCCCCGGTGGGCGGTTAAAACTGGGAGAAACCCCAGAGCAGACGGTCGTCCGGGAGTTTTTTGAGGAAACGGAGTTTAAGATAGAGATTGACTCAAAGATCACCACCACCATCCATCATTTCACCCGCTATAAAGTCACTCTGCACTGTTTCCTTGTGACGCTTGCTCAACAGGATAGCGATCCAGTTCTCCACGCCGCGCAGGAATTCAAATGGATCCCGTTTACTGCTCTTGCAAGCCACGCCTTTCCGGCGGGCCATCGAAAGCTTATCAATCATATGGAAGAATCAGGTTTTTTTCTCAACCAGTCTCCCTGCAAACCAGATTAA
- a CDS encoding PGPGW domain-containing protein: protein MQLFIDTYGHLLSLLGLLSTATFFLSLLIIPWIIGMLDKDFFIHLHEHKKKEDEHPVIFILLRTLRYFLGFILFLSGILMLFLPGQGILTIILGISLLDFPGKRALTDRLLSYRPVQKGLNWIRKKENKPEFSFVSLR from the coding sequence ATGCAACTCTTTATTGACACATACGGCCACCTACTCAGCCTGCTTGGCCTTCTTTCAACTGCGACATTCTTCCTGAGCCTGCTTATCATTCCCTGGATCATCGGTATGCTCGACAAGGATTTTTTTATCCACCTCCACGAACACAAAAAAAAGGAGGATGAACATCCTGTGATATTCATCCTCCTTCGTACCCTGCGCTACTTTTTAGGATTCATCCTTTTTCTTTCCGGGATCCTGATGCTCTTTCTCCCAGGCCAGGGAATCCTTACCATTATCCTTGGCATCTCTCTGCTGGACTTTCCTGGAAAACGGGCGCTGACAGATCGTCTGCTCTCCTATCGTCCAGTGCAGAAAGGACTCAACTGGATCAGAAAAAAAGAGAACAAACCGGAGTTTTCCTTTGTTTCTCTAAGGTAA
- a CDS encoding AmpG family muropeptide MFS transporter: protein MAEKNSSSGSKIDMLRVWVHPRVLTMLFLGFSAGVPILLIFSTLSVWLREAGVSRSAVTFFSWAALGYSFKFIWAPLVDKLPLPLLTKMFGRRRSWMLFSQFSVITAIVWMGLTDPTRSDTSLVYMALAAVFLGFSSATQDIVIDAYRIESVDESMQAMLASTYVAGYRIGMLVAGAGSLYIASWLGTSRELYNVSAWRGTYLVMAAVMLVGVATTCVIDEPQGSGKTPYRYTVIQYIRFLCLFLLAAALFAACFFLSASFVASLKEQLVASAGIHGKLIGFMVETVRLFLALGVAAFGALLAVKAGLADRDMVQESYVAPVQDFFLRYGVKTAVVLLLLVGFYRISDIVLGVVSNVFYLDMGFSKNVIATVTKTFGLLMTLAGGFLGGVLTIRYGVYRMLFVGGVLAAATNLLFMLLAQSGENITVLTVVIGADNLCAGLASTAFVAFLSSLTNISFTAVQYALFSSLMTLFPKLIGGYSGTAVSSYGYETFFLMTAVLGVPVLVLIWFAGRLVEKKT from the coding sequence ATGGCTGAAAAAAATAGCAGCAGTGGCAGTAAAATTGATATGCTGAGGGTGTGGGTACATCCAAGAGTTCTTACCATGCTTTTTCTCGGGTTTTCGGCTGGAGTTCCAATACTTCTTATTTTTTCAACCCTTTCGGTATGGCTGCGTGAAGCCGGAGTCAGTCGTTCTGCGGTAACGTTTTTCAGTTGGGCGGCACTCGGCTATTCCTTTAAATTTATATGGGCACCTCTTGTCGACAAACTCCCCCTGCCACTATTGACAAAAATGTTCGGCCGTCGTCGTTCCTGGATGTTATTTTCTCAATTTTCGGTGATTACAGCTATCGTCTGGATGGGCCTTACCGATCCCACCCGCAGTGATACCAGTCTTGTATATATGGCCCTGGCTGCTGTTTTTCTCGGCTTTTCTTCTGCGACTCAGGATATTGTTATTGATGCCTATCGTATTGAAAGTGTCGATGAGTCCATGCAGGCCATGCTGGCATCCACCTATGTTGCCGGGTACCGGATCGGCATGCTTGTGGCAGGTGCGGGGTCTCTTTATATCGCTTCCTGGCTGGGGACGTCGCGTGAGTTGTACAATGTGAGCGCCTGGCGTGGAACCTACCTTGTCATGGCTGCTGTTATGCTGGTTGGGGTAGCTACGACCTGTGTTATAGACGAACCTCAGGGTTCTGGCAAAACCCCCTATCGCTATACAGTCATTCAGTATATCAGATTCCTCTGTCTTTTTCTGCTTGCTGCTGCTCTTTTTGCAGCATGTTTTTTTCTCAGTGCTTCCTTTGTTGCCTCGCTGAAAGAACAACTGGTTGCAAGCGCTGGCATACATGGAAAACTCATAGGCTTTATGGTGGAAACAGTACGCCTCTTTCTTGCGCTTGGAGTGGCGGCCTTTGGGGCTCTTCTGGCTGTTAAAGCAGGGCTTGCTGATAGGGACATGGTGCAGGAGAGTTATGTTGCACCGGTTCAGGACTTTTTCCTCCGTTATGGAGTGAAAACAGCAGTTGTCCTTCTCCTTTTGGTCGGGTTTTACAGGATTTCAGATATTGTCCTTGGGGTGGTTTCCAATGTGTTTTATCTGGACATGGGCTTTAGTAAGAACGTGATAGCTACAGTCACAAAGACTTTTGGCCTTTTGATGACACTTGCTGGTGGATTTCTTGGCGGGGTACTTACTATTCGTTATGGCGTATACCGTATGCTCTTTGTTGGTGGAGTTCTGGCTGCAGCAACCAATCTGCTCTTTATGCTCCTTGCGCAAAGCGGGGAGAATATAACTGTTCTCACTGTGGTGATTGGTGCTGATAATCTCTGTGCGGGACTGGCGTCAACAGCCTTTGTGGCCTTTCTCTCCAGTCTTACCAATATCTCTTTTACCGCTGTTCAATATGCTCTGTTCTCATCACTGATGACATTATTTCCTAAATTGATAGGTGGTTACTCGGGCACTGCCGTTTCAAGTTATGGCTATGAAACATTTTTTCTGATGACAGCAGTCCTTGGGGTGCCGGTACTGGTTTTAATCTGGTTTGCAGGGAGACTGGTTGAGAAAAAAACCTGA